In Saccharomycodes ludwigii strain NBRC 1722 chromosome III, whole genome shotgun sequence, one DNA window encodes the following:
- the HAP2 gene encoding transcription activator HAP2 (similar to Saccharomyces cerevisiae YGL237C | HAP2 | Heme Activator Protein) produces MSQNNTIQVTGSKLTLDSNNDQETGQTSLHAQAFNGNMGSNNTINKGEQQQAPEEKTKEQPFYVNAKQYNRIIKRRQARARLEEILQRNLLERERKPYLHESRHRHAMRRPRGQGGRFLTSAEIKEMEEKKIEDAKQSSEHKDNTSNHEVPKNENGNDVNRTITENCKTKLKKPSIIIETTTENL; encoded by the coding sequence ATGTctcaaaataatactatacAAGTAACCGGTTCAAAGTTGACACTGGACTCTAATAATGATCAGGAAACGGGACAAACTTCATTACACGCCCAAGCATTTAACGGAAACATGGGAAGCAATAATACCATTAACAAAGGAGAACAACAGCAGGCACCAGAGGAGAAAACTAAAGAGCAACCATTTTATGTTAATGCTAAACAGTATAATCGAATAATTAAAAGGAGACAAGCTAGAGCTAGATTAGAAGAAATACTACAAAGAAACCTACttgaaagagaaagaaaaccATACTTGCATGAATCGAGGCATCGTCACGCTATGCGAAGACCAAGAGGACAAGGTGGAAGATTTTTAACATCAGcagaaataaaagaaatggaagaaaagaaaatagaaGATGCTAAACAATCATCGGAACACAAAGATAATACTTCTAACCATGAAGTAcctaaaaatgaaaatggcAATGACGTTAATAGGACCATTACCGAAAACTGTAAGACTAAACTGAAAAAGCCCAGCATTATAATAGAGACAACAACAGAAAATTTGTAA
- the KAP114 gene encoding karyopherin KAP114 (similar to Saccharomyces cerevisiae YGL241W | KAP114 | KAryoPherin), producing MLDFNQLIANAQSSDNLTRENAENTLFTQCSVNPSVIFQQLLQLGSDSTQSLSTRQFCLLSTRKLVTMYWSTDFESFKGPQIVDDAVKIYIRSVLLQLCLDDSQDSKIKNSASYCIVQISAVDFPDQWPDLLSVIYGAIINNGSISGLELLNEIFDDVVNDSMFYEENIGFQTIKIIIQVLNDSNLPLKAKSAALKLYHSCALQFEEPKADNYTDAINQHLKEIVILFCQLLTFDQNFTNPTSEYFAFKSNLSIDLLFIKTTFGIKVFSSDCKKKLILQMEKDLNEFANVYNTQKDLSSEFVECCINLISLASSLQNGFTNIEQINSIIDTFISLAQITQEQEDVWTADLNEFVSVETELSASFTIRDEICDFLNNVVPKAFHLYFESIISKIESQALNNDWKLFESLLFLLESIVLNLDEDTAESNPRIPVDRLLNLLNFFSQLLESKNLNNFVQLRLWLLIPRFIERFMDSLPNVKDIVKKFIFASLKSANDSDSAIVQVSSLISFTYYESFVELPSVLGPNLSFFMEQDILKIINNLSEDAEEDTPGMLLESLNSASKLTSCNEQTKSVKYNELQLILKVSSKSPDNIQVVMESQECLETLLQDVDVSTYLQFSEVCMPIFVKVMNGATENYSSILTLVLELLTSFMKKKPSDGNLPTVIIEFVFSPLANVLMISQDDGILQMGSEALSFCISNSDVASLQKYLGTILQILERLFSCSDSGAMNIGILVISVLKKFTSQLEQGIIPSILKAAAKKLVEVQNISTTENLIFVFCYLTCTNPSQTVDFLASFNLDNDENALKLVIQKWLEAFEIIRGERKIKENIISLSKLFFLQDPRINDIVVNGDIIPYEGNLIITRSMSRKMPIKFTQISVPVKIVKLFVTELGLQTAMSKKVENECIEEALHNHQDQSNCEGVEENDDWEDVDDVLDYKRLQEFINEDAYEEDNYEETDGCAEDINDFGDENINKQLNSNSIKDLLIQFFTEAASHNTNSFSIIYQSLDEKDKKLLTKTLV from the coding sequence ATGCTTGATTTTAATCAATTGATAGCTAATGCTCAAAGTTCTGATAACCTCACAAGAGAAAACGCAGAAAATACCCTATTTACACAGTGCTCTGTAAACCCAAGTGTGATTTTTCAACAGTTATTACAACTAGGCTCAGATTCAACACAGTCCTTATCTACAAGACAGTTTTGTCTTTTATCCACAAGAAAATTGGTCACTATGTATTGGAGCACCGATTTTGAATCATTTAAAGGTCCCCAAATAGTAGATGATGCTgtgaaaatatatattagatCAGTACTATTGCAATTGTGCTTAGATGATTCTCAAGattctaaaattaaaaatagtgCCTCATACTGTATTGTTCAAATTTCAGCGGTAGATTTTCCAGATCAATGGCCTGATCTACTCTCTGTTATTTATGGCgcaattattaataatggaTCAATTAGCGGCTTAGAGTTACTGAATGAAATATTTGATGATGTGGTAAACGATTCGATGTTTTATGAAGAAAATATCGGCTTTCAAACAATCAAGATTATCATTCAGGTTTTGAACGACTCAAATTTACCTTTAAAGGCTAAAAGTGCTGCTTTAAAATTGTATCATTCCTGTGCTTTACAATTTGAAGAACCCAAGGCCGACAATTATACAGATGCAATCAATCAACATTTAAAGGAAattgtaattttattttgtcaGTTGTTGACTTTCGATCAAAATTTTACTAATCCTACCTCAGAATATTTTGCTTTCAAATCTAACCTTTCCATtgatttgttatttattaaaacaacttttgggatcaaagttttttctagtgattgtaaaaaaaaactcatACTTCAAATGGAGAAAGATTTAAATGAATTTGCCAATGTATATAACACACAGAAGGACCTTTCTTCGGAATTTGTTGAATGTTGCATTAATTTGATATCCCTTGCGTCTAGTTTGCAAAATGGGTTTACCAACATTGAACAGATTAACTCTATTATAGAcacttttatttctttagcTCAAATAACCCAAGAACAGGAGGATGTTTGGACTGCTGACTTGAATGAATTTGTTTCTGTGGAAACAGAATTATCAGCATCCTTCACTATAAGAGATGAAATTTGtgattttttgaataatgtCGTTCCCAAAGCGTTCCATTTGTATTTTGAATCCATCATTTCAAAGATTGAATCACAAGCTTTAAATAATGACTGGAAACTTTTTGAAtcgttattgtttttattggaaTCTATTGTTTTAAACTTAGACGAGGATACTGCAGAGAGCAATCCACGTATCCCCGTTGATAGGctattaaatcttttaaactttttttctcaacTTTTAGAATCCAAGAATTTGAATAACTTTGTTCAATTAAGACTGTGGTTGTTGATACCCAGATTTATAGAAAGGTTTATGGATTCACTACCAAATGTCAAAGACAtcgtaaaaaaatttatttttgcctCTTTGAAAAGTGCCAATGACAGTGATTCAGCTATTGTCCAAGTTTCTagtttaatttcttttacGTATTACGAGTCTTTTGTGGAACTCCCCTCGGTTTTGGGCCCTAACCTATCATTTTTTATGGAAcaagatattttaaaaattataaacaaCCTCAGTGAAGATGCAGAAGAAGACACACCTGGTATGTTACTAGAATCTTTAAATTCTGCATCCAAATTAACATCGTGCAATGAACAAACTAAAAGCGTCAAGTACAATGAATTGCAACTTATTTTAAAGGTTTCGTCCAAGTCCCCAGATAATATACAAGTGGTTATGGAATCACAAGAATGCTTAGAAACTTTGTTACAAGATGTCGATGTTAGTACCTATTTACAATTTTCTGAGGTTTGCATGCCAATATTTGTCAAAGTCATGAATGGTGCGACCGAAAATTATTCTTCCATACTAACTCTAGTTTTAGAGTTGTTAACTTCTTTTATGAAGAAAAAACCTAGCGATGGCAACTTACCTACTGTTATAAttgaatttgtttttagtcCATTGGCCAATGTCTTAATGATATCTCAAGACGACGGTATTTTGCAAATGGGTAGCGAGGCTTTATCCTTTTGTATAAGTAACTCTGATGTAGCAAGTCTACAAAAGTACTTGGGAACTATTTTGCAAATTTTAGAACGATTATTTTCATGTTCTGATTCTGGTGCAATGAATATTGGTATCTTGGTTATTTccgttttaaaaaagtttactTCTCAATTGGAACAGGGAATAATTCCATCTATTTTAAAAGCTGCTGCTAAAAAACTTGTTGAAGTGCAAAATATTTCCACCActgaaaatttaatatttgttttttgttactTAACTTGCACAAACCCATCGCAGACTGTTGATTTTTTGgcttcttttaatttggaTAACGATGAAAACGCCTTAAAATTGGTCATTCAAAAATGGTTGGAGGcttttgaaattataagaggagaaaggaaaattaaggaaaatattatctCATTATCaaagctttttttcttacaAGATCCAAGAATCAATGACATTGTGGTAAATGGGGATATTATACCTTATGAAGGTAACCTAATTATTACTAGATCAATGTCCAGGAAAATGCCTATTAAATTTACTCAAATATCCGTACCGGTCAAAATTGTTAAGTTGTTTGTCACTGAATTGGGTTTACAAACTGCAATGAGCAAAAAAGTTGAGAACGAGTGTATTGAAGAGGCCTTACATAATCATCAAGATCAGTCAAATTGTGAAGGTGTAGAAGAAAACGATGATTGGGAGGATGTTGATGATGTTTTGGATTATAAAAGATTGCAGGAATTTATAAATGAGGATGCATATGAGGAAGATAATTATGAGGAAACTGATGGCTGCGCTGAAGACATAAATGATTTTGGTGACGAAAACATTAACAAACAActtaatagtaatagtattaaagatttattaattcaattttttacaGAGGCAGCATCTCACAATacaaattctttttctataatTTACCAAAGTTTAGAtgaaaaagacaaaaaattattaacaaaaacCTTAGTTTGA
- the DOC1 gene encoding anaphase promoting complex subunit DOC1 (similar to Saccharomyces cerevisiae YGL240W | DOC1 | Destruction Of Cyclin B) yields the protein MDYCDSDDHIVALIKNSIPDLISVYKTEANKGILSTSTMSLDEKDPKLLSILNDPQVPQKNDTEKVADVNIAFLNTVIKPNSYIQTEDGKVFSPEAAIERYINGVKYFQKDFSLVDVTNLGFWRATSQKSSAPVKNIYDDNPTTYWQSDGVLPHVIEIDFSKRMEISIMALFFSYSLDESYSPFEVSVYAGHNSFDMTHLKTLEMENVNGWVLLKFNNNRLGDNLLKCKYAKFTIKSNHQNGKDAHLRGIKFLSPRHNEYTDMIVEAPYSSFKLQSEAFIR from the coding sequence atgGACTACTGCGACAGTGATGACCATATTGTtgcattaataaaaaattcaatacCTGATCTAATATCTGTATACAAAACAGAAGCAAACAAAGGGATCCTATCCACTTCAACGATGTCATTAGATGAAAAAGATCCAAAATTGTTATCTATCTTAAATGATCCCCAAGTACctcaaaaaaatgatactGAGAAAGTAGCAGATGTCAATATTgcatttttaaatactGTAATTAAACCAAATTCATACATACAAACGGAAGATGGAAAAGTTTTCAGTCCTGAAGCGGCCATTGAAAGATATATTAATGGTgtgaaatattttcaaaaagatTTTAGTCTTGTTGACGTTACTAACTTGGGGTTTTGGAGAGCAACTTCACAAAAATCAAGTGCTCCAGTCAAGAATATTTATGATGACAATCCTACAACCTATTGGCAAAGTGATGGTGTTTTGCCTCATGTTATAGAAATTGATTTTAGCAAAAGAATGGAAATCTCGATTATggcattatttttttcatatagTTTAGACGAATCTTATTCACCCTTTGAAGTTAGTGTATATGCTGGTCATAATTCTTTTGACATGACGCATTTGAAAACTTTAGAAATGGAAAATGTTAACGGCTGGGTATTGCTTaagtttaataataatagattaGGTGATAATTTGTTAAAGTGCAAATATGCCAAATTTACAATAAAATCTAATCATCAAAATGGTAAAGATGCACATTTAAGGGgaataaagtttttatcTCCAAGACATAACGAATATACAGATATGATAGTAGAGGCACCATATAGCAGTTTTAAACTACAATCAGAGGCATTTATTAGATAG
- the TAD1 gene encoding tRNA-specific adenosine deaminase (similar to Saccharomyces cerevisiae YGL243W | TAD1 | tRNA-specific Adenosine Deaminase): MDPDCIAETVYTCYKNNLDKNLKPCIRSNGIKEWTVLAGIVAYDSASDAYIPVSIATGVKATANSQLQRSNGRILHDCHAEILALRGFNTVLLMQINNKNGYLLEPTEQVEPGAKLYRKFRIKDTLKFALYISQLPCGDCSMEEEGKEEEEGANTETIDIIRDFTDDNVLQYVNADIKTILRGRFNYKKKNVVRTKPGRADSKITYSKSCSDKLCLKQVLSICNALTYFYLESPVYLDSIIVPNLTPRNVQELKRSFRRLSSIDTFHPIDFQSTTKCFINRKMKSDEEASLMCSCVLNIDNNQCFIQDGILNGVRNGYYTRGKRPLRKNCESILSRYHQWQKLFNDHETKETYKSYLSFKLSLNKRCVLRNEARNILSSDGWIETFMDDC, translated from the coding sequence ATGGATCCAGATTGCATAGCTGAAACAGTCTATACATGCTATAAAAACAACttggataaaaatttaaaaccatGTATACGCTCAAATGGAATAAAGGAATGGACTGTATTAGCCGGTATTGTTGCGTATGATTCAGCTTCAGATGCCTATATTCCTGTATCAATTGCCACAGGTGTTAAGGCCACAGCCAATTCGCAATTACAAAGAAGTAATGGCAGAATCTTACACGATTGCCATGCCGAAATTTTGGCACTAAGGGGTTTCAACACTGTGTTACTGATGCAAATCAATAACAAGAATGGATACTTATTGGAACCTACAGAGCAAGTGGAGCCAGGTGCGAAATTGTATAGAAAGTTTCGCATCAAAGATACTTTGAAATTTGCGCTGTATATATCACAATTGCCTTGCGGCGATTGTAGTatggaagaagaaggaaaagaagaagaagaaggggCAAACACGGAGACTATAGACATTATACGGGACTTTACTGATGATAATGTACTGCAGTATGTCAATGCTGATATCAAAACGATTCTTAGAGGAAGAttcaattataaaaaaaaaaatgttgttAGAACCAAACCAGGAAGAGCTGACTCCAAAATTACGTATTCTAAGTCTTGCAGCGATAAGTTATGTTTAAAACAAGTTTTATCAATTTGTAATGCCCTCACCTACTTTTATTTGGAAAGTCCCGTATATCTTGATTCCATCATAGTACCGAACTTAACACCTAGAAATGTACaagaattgaaaagaagTTTCCGTCGATTGAGTAGTATAGACACCTTTCATCCTATAGATTTTCAATCCACTacaaaatgttttattaatcgtaaaatgaaaagtgACGAAGAGGCTAGTCTTATGTGCAGCTGTGTTTTGAATATCGACAACAACCAATGCTTTATTCAAGATGGTATACTAAATGGTGTTAGAAACGGATATTACACTAGGGGCAAAAGGCCTTTAAGGAAAAATTGTGAATCAATTCTTTCGAGATATCACCAATGGCAGAAGCTTTTTAATGACCATGAAACCAAGGAAACATATAAATCTTACTTGTCATTTAAACtatctttaaataaaaggtGCGTGTTGAGAAATGAGGCAcgaaatattttatcttctGATGGATGGATAGAAACTTTTATGGATGATTGCTAG
- the CSE1 gene encoding importin-alpha export receptor (similar to Saccharomyces cerevisiae YGL238W | CSE1 | Chromosome SEgregation) translates to MSDLDTVSNLLSQSVIAATSKQAENQLKALETQPGFSLTLLHVISSTNLPISTRLAGAVFFKNLIKRRWVDEDGNHLISDSELIKKEIIPLMITLPNNLQVQIGEAISTIADSDFPMTWSTLISDLVSKLTANDMVTNKGVLVVAHSIFKRWRHLFRSDDLFLEIKMVLEQFFVPFFQLLQNVDQQITENFQNQAKLELLFEVLSVLVKLYYDLNCQDIPESFEDNIKVGMTIMRKYLDYQNPLLEDEDDDEHPSIISKVKSSIQELVQLYTTRYEDVFNPLIGDFISSTWELLTKLQPKAKNDILVSKSMLFLSSVARIPHFFKTFNSEDAMSVLVDKIILPNITLHESDEELFEDDPIEYIRRDLEGSDSDTRRRSCTDFLKVLKERNQELVTSVILNRINDFFIKYQENPAANWKYKDLSVYLFVSIAVDGNITNIGVTLVNNLLNVVDFFTQHIMGDLKNDSSLNPILKVDAIKYIYTFRNQLNKAQLVELLPVLANFLQNSEYIVYTYAAITIERILSIRESASSTKFIFTKSDLSNSAQLLLVNLFQLIMKNSTTPEKLAENEFLMKTVFRILLIGEDIANNISMDLLGQLLQIISIIAKNPSNPRFTHYIFESVGVIIKYNDSRNLSQEIELMMPIMLEILKEDVQEFIPYSFQLIAYCLESLPSGSSIPNSICQLSAPILSPAIWELKANVPAVTRLLKNFVKCDNTIYPDLVPVLGVFQRLISSKAFDIYGFELLEYIITYIPMESLHPFLKEITVLLFQRLQNSRTEKYTKRFVVFLGVISTKKSGDFVVEFIDRVQDGIFSQIWNNFVIQTIPTFGNLLDRKISLIGALNIVTNSQLFNSKYSNLIPSTLDVIITTVVSDSVINMKNDYVDLENLEEITTFGSSFSKLISISEKPYDPLPQIDLVDGVKVYIAQKLSSSSSLLVLFADQLSIDAKNGLIQLGLS, encoded by the coding sequence ATGTCTGATTTGGATACAGTTTCAAATTTATTGTCACAATCTGTTATTGCTGCAACTTCCAAACAAGCAGAAAACCAATTAAAGGCATTGGAAACTCAGCCGGGTTTCTCTTTAACCCTATTACATGTTATATCTTCCACTAATCTTCCGATTTCCACTAGGTTAGCTGGTGCagtttttttcaaaaatttgataaagCGTAGATGGGTGGACGAAGATGGTAACCATTTAATTAGCGATTCAGAATTGATTAAAAAGGAGATCATCCCATTAATGATCACATTACCAAATAACCTACAAGTTCAAATTGGGGAGGCAATTTCTACAATAGCTGACTCAGACTTCCCCATGACATGGTCCACTTTGATTTCTGATTTAGTATCTAAACTAACGGCAAATGACATGGTCACTAATAAGGGTGTTCTAGTAGTAGCGcattctatttttaaacgTTGGAGGCATTTGTTCAGATctgatgatttatttttggagATTAAAATGGTGTTAGAGCAATTTTTTGTCCcatttttccaattattacaaaatgTTGATCAGCAGATCACGGAGAATTTTCAAAACCAAGCAAAACTAGAACTTTTATTTGAGGTATTATCAGTTTTGGTTAAATTGTATTATGATTTAAATTGCCAGGACATTCCTGAGAGTTTTGAAGATAACATCAAAGTGGGTATGACAATTATGCGTAAATATTTAGATTATCAAAATCCTTTAttagaagatgaagatgacgATGAGCATCCAAGTATTATAAGTAAAGTTAAGTCCTCAATTCAAGAATTGGTTCAGTTGTACACAACAAGATATGAAGATGTTTTCAATCCGTTAATTGGCGATTTTATCTCGTCTACTTGGGAACTATTGACAAAATTGCAACCCAAGGCcaaaaatgatatattaGTTTCAAAGTctatgttatttttatcttcagTGGCAAGAATTCctcattttttcaaaacatttAATAGCGAAGATGCGATGTCAGTTCTAGTGGATAAGATTATTTTGCCTAACATCACATTACATGAATCAGATGAGGAATTGTTTGAAGATGATCCAATTGAGTATATTAGAAGAGATTTAGAAGGTTCGGATTCTGATACTAGAAGACGTTCATGCACTGATTTTTTGAAGGTTTTGAAGGAAAGGAACCAAGAATTGGTTACTTCTGTTATTTTGAATCGTATTAAtgacttttttattaagtaTCAAGAGAATCCGGCAGCAAACTGGAAGTACAAAGATCTTtctgtttatttatttgtgtCAATTGCAGTGGATGGAAACATTACCAATATTGGTGTTACTTTggttaataatttattgaatGTTGTTGATTTCTTCACTCAGCATATCATGGgagatttgaaaaatgattCTTCCCTTAATCCAATTTTGAAGGTTGATgcaattaaatatatatacacttTTAGAAACCAATTGAATAAGGCTCAATTAGTGGAGTTATTGCCTGTCTTGGCCAATTTTTTGCAAAACTCTGAGTATATTGTTTACACTTACGCGGCGATCACCATTGAGAGGATATTATCGATTAGAGAAAGTGCCAGTTCTAccaagtttatttttactaaatCCGATTTGTCTAACAGCGCCCAACTTTTGTTGGTCAACTTATTTCAGTTAATTATGAAAAACTCAACCACTCCTGAAAAATTGGCAGAAAACgaatttttaatgaaaacaGTATTTagaattttattaataggCGAAGATATTGCCAACAATATTTCTATGGATTTATTAGGTCAATTATTACAaattattagcattattGCAAAGAACCCTTCGAACCCGCGCTTTACacattatatttttgagtCAGTAGGtgttataataaaatataatgattCTAGAAACTTGAGCCAAGAAATTGAATTAATGATGCCAATAATGTTAgagattttaaaagaagatgTACAAGAATTTATTCCATATAGTTTCCAATTGATCGCATACTGTTTGGAGAGTTTGCCATCTGGCTCTTCTATTCCGAATTCCATCTGTCAATTGTCAGCTCCAATATTGTCACCTGCTATTTGGGAATTGAAGGCTAATGTCCCTGCTGTTACAagattattgaaaaattttgtcAAATGTGACAACACAATATATCCAGATCTGGTTCCAGTTTTGGGGGTTTTCCAAAGATTAATATCATCCAAAGCGTTTGACATTTACGGGTTTGAATTGTTGGAATATATAATTACCTATATTCCAATGGAAAGCTTGCATCCGTTTTTGAAGGAGATCACGGTTTTATTGTTCCAGCGTTTGCAAAATTCAAGAACAGAAAAATACACAAAGAGatttgttgtatttttagGTGTTATAAGTACCAAGAAGAGCGGTGATTTTGTTGTAGAGTTTATTGATAGAGTGCAGGATGGTATTTTTTCTCAAATATGGAACAATTTTGTCATCCAAACAATCCCTACTTTTGGCAATTTGTTGGACCGTAAGATTAGTTTGATTGGAGCTTTGAATATTGTTACTAATAGTCAACTTTTTAATAGCAAGTATTCCAACTTGATACCATCGACCTTGGATGTTATAATTACCACTGTAGTTTCCGATAGTGTTATCAATATGAAAAACGATTATGTTGATTTGGAAAACTTGGAGGAAATTACAACATTTGGCTCAAGTTTTAGCAAGTTAATTAGTATTTCCGAAAAACCATATGATCCGTTACCTCAAATTGACTTAGTAGATGGTGTTAAAGTGTATATTGCGCAGAAATTAAGTTCGTCTTCGTCATTGTTGGTTTTATTTGCGGACCAATTAAGTATAGATGCTAAGAATGGTTTGATCCAATTGGGTTTGAGTTAG
- the ANK1 gene encoding ankyrin repeat-containing protein ANK1 (similar to Saccharomyces cerevisiae YGL242C | protein of unknown function), translating to MSHPTTAEGATLTEQLLDCSRRNNVDLLDSIFESLNHDPHKIAELINESKDPLGNTCLHLCCKYGSWEVLDKILDQEGGIEIDPQNNIDGDTPLHVAVRYSLTEPEHGTFICQNLIDCGADARIKNKAGEKPIDLVHGDDLDDLADLLQGAEIAADEGPNIAAENVDDDDDDGNDDEEDDDDDDDSDKSNKH from the coding sequence atgtcTCACCCAACAACTGCTGAAGGTGCAACTCTGACTGAACAACTACTAGACTGTTCGAGAAGAAACAATGTTGATTTATTAGACTCTATTTTTGAAAGTTTAAATCATGACCCTCATAAAATTGCTGAGCTAATCAATGAATCAAAAGATCCGTTGGGTAACACTTGCTTACATTTATGCTGTAAATATGGGTCATGGGAAGTGTTAGACAAAATTTTAGATCAAGAGGGCGGTATAGAGATCGATCCCCAGAATAATATAGATGGAGACACTCCATTACATGTAGCAGTTAGATATTCCTTAACTGAACCGGAACATGGTACCTTCATTTGCCaaaatttaattgattGTGGTGCAGATGCTAGAATAAAGAATAAAGCTGGTGAAAAGCCTATAGATCTAGTACACGGCGATGACCTGGACGATTTAGCAGATTTATTACAAGGTGCTGAAATTGCAGCAGACGAAGGACCTAACATTGCTGCCGAAAATgtagatgatgatgacgatgatggCAACGATGATgaggaagatgatgatgacgatgatgacagtgataaaagtaataaacATTAA